The DNA window TTCACTCATAAGACTTCTTACTACAAAAGGTGCTTGACTTGTTGTAGTAATTATAATCTGTCCATCACTTTTAATCTCAGCTATAGATGCTCTAGTTTCCATAGCCACGTGGTCACCCGTTGGAAATGAAAACTCATCTTCTATGACTACTTCTGACTCTTCAAAGCCTTTTACTATATTACCTTTTCTTATTTTTGTTCTATTGGCCACGTTTGTTTTTGGTTCAGGATGTATTGCAGAAATATGCTGATATCTGCCTAATTCTTCATGAACTAATAGAGAATCCTCCTTGAGGGCATCCTCTACAGATAAAACTGGAGGAAGCTGTTCATATGTTATTTTAATTAAATCCACTGCCTCTTTTGCCTCTGCTTCACTATCTGCAATAACTGCTGCTATAGCCTCACCATAGTGCCTTACTTTCCCCCTAGCCAATGGATACTTGTCTCCTAAATATAAACCGACTACATAAGGTAGTTCCTCACCTGTAACTACTGCTCTTACACCTGATGCCTTCCTAGCTTCCTCTGTATCTATAGATATAATTTTAGCATGTGCATGAGGACTTGTTTTAAGCACTGCATGTAAAAGCCCAGAAGGGTTTAGATCATTTACATATTTAAGTCTTCCTGTTATCTTATCTCTACCTTCTATTCTTAGATGATTTTTACCAATTACGCTGTATTTATCCACTTTATCACTCTCCTTGAGAATATAGCCCTTAACCCATATATACCAATTTGGGCTAATTATAAACTTTTATTTCAGCTTTTATGATAAACAAAATCCCTATGCTAACTTTCAATTAGCATAGGGATTTTCCTAGTTATATTTTATGATTCCTTGATTATCTATCTTGTGGTAAAATTTTGTTCATTATGATTCCTACTATTGCTGCTAAAGCCATTCCTTCTATAGAGAAGTGTACTGAGCCAATGTTAAGAGGTACTACTGCTCCACCAAGACCTAATACTAATATAGTTGCAGCTATTATTAGGTTTCTTGATTTTGTAAAGTCAACCTGATGCTCAACTACTGTTCTAAGTCCAATAGAAGCTATCATACCAAATAGTACTATTGATATACCACCAATTACTGCTTGTGGTATTGAAGCGATTACAGCAGCTATTTTAGGAACTCCTCCTAATATAATAGCAAATACAGCAGCTATCTTCATTACTAATGGATCCCATACTCTAGTCAATGCTAAAACTCCTGTGTTCTCTGAATAAGTTGTGTTTGCTGGTCCACCAACAAATGCAGATAAAGAAGTCATTAAACCATCAGCTAACATTGTTCTATGAAGACCTGGGTCCTTTGTGAAGTCATCATCAACTGTAGCTCCTATAGCTATTATGTCTCCAATATGCTCAACGATTGTAGCAAGAGCTACTGGTGCAATTACCATGATGTATTGAAAGTCAAATTTAGCTATTGTAAAATTAGGTAATCCAAGCCATTGTGCCTGTACAATAGGTGCAAAATCAACATTTTTTGTAATTATTGCTACTACATAGCCAGCTATAAGTCCTGTGACTACAGGAATAATTTGTAGGAAGCCTTTTGCAAAAACGTTTACCGCAACAACTACTATAAATGCAACTATTGCTAAGAACCAATTTTCAGAAGCCATGCTTATAGCATTAGGTGCTAATTTAAGTCCTATAACCATGATTATAGGTCCAGTTACTATTGGTGGGAAGAAGCTAACTATCTTCTCAGAACCAAAGAAATAAATAAGTAATGCAACTATTGCGTAAATCAAACCTGCTACAACTATACCACCTGCTGCATAGGGAAGTCCATTCTCAATACCATTTGCATTCGCTAGCGCAACTGCTGCTCCTATAGGTGCAATGAAAGCAAATGAAGAACCAAGAAATACTGGAATTCTGTTTTTCATAATTAAGTGACCAATTAGAGTACATACACCAGCCATAAACAGAGATACTGATACGTCAAGTCCGGTTAATATTGGAACTAGCACGGTAGCACCAAACATTGTAAATGCGTGCTGTGCCCCTAAAAGAACTGTCCTGCCTACTCCAAGCTGTTCCAAGGCATTTCTAATAGGTTCCTGTTGTTTAACGTTTTCCATCTTTTAAATTCCCCCTTTTTTTAATTTCTGACAGATTACTCTGTTCAGTTTATATGCATTACCAAGCTGCTAGCTGCATAACAGCTTGGTAAGTACATTTAGAACTAAAAGAATATAGAATATGTTATAAGACAAGCGTTTGCATGTACTCACCTTGCTATTTATGGTTAAAAGTAAGTACATGCATTTTTCATTAGTATTTTTG is part of the Proteiniborus sp. MB09-C3 genome and encodes:
- a CDS encoding solute carrier family 23 protein, with the protein product MENVKQQEPIRNALEQLGVGRTVLLGAQHAFTMFGATVLVPILTGLDVSVSLFMAGVCTLIGHLIMKNRIPVFLGSSFAFIAPIGAAVALANANGIENGLPYAAGGIVVAGLIYAIVALLIYFFGSEKIVSFFPPIVTGPIIMVIGLKLAPNAISMASENWFLAIVAFIVVVAVNVFAKGFLQIIPVVTGLIAGYVVAIITKNVDFAPIVQAQWLGLPNFTIAKFDFQYIMVIAPVALATIVEHIGDIIAIGATVDDDFTKDPGLHRTMLADGLMTSLSAFVGGPANTTYSENTGVLALTRVWDPLVMKIAAVFAIILGGVPKIAAVIASIPQAVIGGISIVLFGMIASIGLRTVVEHQVDFTKSRNLIIAATILVLGLGGAVVPLNIGSVHFSIEGMALAAIVGIIMNKILPQDR